Proteins co-encoded in one Capsicum annuum cultivar UCD-10X-F1 chromosome 9, UCD10Xv1.1, whole genome shotgun sequence genomic window:
- the LOC107861040 gene encoding probable glutathione S-transferase — protein MAQVKLLGFWYSPFTHRVEWALKMKGVEYEYIEEDRHNKSSLLLESNPIHKKTPVLIHNGKPICESMFIVEYIDETFKGPSILPKDPYDRALAHFWAKFLEDKSTVAIDILLHLGEEQEKAKEEVYEMLKVLDNELKDKNFFVAENFGFADIAANLMGFWLGIFLEVSGVTDLVTSEKIPNFCAWRDEYVNCSQVKDYLPPRKDELLVYFQLARARIEAAASAKK, from the exons ATGGCGCAAGTGAAGTTGCTCGGATTTTGGTATAGCCCATTTACTCACAGAGTTGAGTGGGCTCTAAAAATGAAGGGAGTAGAATATGAATATATAGAAGAAGATCGACACAACAAGAGCTCTCTACTTCTTGAATCCAATCCAATTCACAAGAAAACTCCAGTTCTAATTCACAATGGGAAGCCCATTTGTGAGTCTATGTTCATTGTTGAATACATCGATGAGACATTTAAAGGCCCTTCCATCTTGCCTAAAGATCCTTACGACCGAGCTTTAGCGCACTTTTGGGCTAAGTTCCTTGAGGATAAG TCGACAGTGGCAATAGATATTTTGTTACACTTAGGAGAGGAGCAAGAGAAAGCTAAAGAAGAAGTTTATGAGATGCTGAAAGTTCTTGACAATGAGCTCAAGGATAAGAATTTCTTTGTTGCTGAAAATTTTGGGTTTGCTGACATTGCTGCAAATTTGATGGGATTTTGGCTAGGAATTTTCCTAGAAGTCTCTGGGGTTACTGACTTAGTGACAAGTGAAAAAATTCCGAACTTTTGTGCTTGGAGAGATGAGTATGTTAATTGCAGCCAAGTTAAGGACTATCTACCGCCAAGAAAAGATGAATTGCTTGTTTATTTCCAATTAGCTCGAGCTCGTATTGAGGCTGCAGCTTCTGCTAAAAAATGA